A region of uncultured Draconibacterium sp. DNA encodes the following proteins:
- a CDS encoding S41 family peptidase: MNKKTTILLPVLIAIAVAAGILIGNLLSRNAATPAFHGMGFAQPNKISTILDLVNRGYVDSVNTSEIVESTIPEILKNLDPHTSYIPARDMNEVQEEMSGNFSGIGVQFSIQEDTVRVIEVIPEGPSSRVGVLPGDRIVSVNDSLIAGVKVQNNTVMSLLRGEKNSKVRVGIVRSGYDDELEFEITRGDIPLYSVDVSYMIDDNTGFIKVSRFSNATYREFVEGMLKLKNAGAEKVIIDLRSNPGGALVGVLQMVDEFLEKGEPILYTEGLHQQRKTYNASAKATFSDIGVYVMIDEFSASASEIFAGAMQDNDRGFVIGRRSFGKGLVQEQIPLMDGSALRLTVARFYTPSGRCIQSSYDDGNEEYYNHIYERFHNMEQLVADSIHFVDSLRYETKGGRIVYGGGGIMPDFFVPVDTTGNSEYFNQIYRKGLIYSFAYAYADSHREDLSKFTTASEFENYMDQHHAMNEFISYAEEKGVKRDAEGLKISGKVINTQMKAYIARNIIGEEGFYPIIKQIDKTLLRAIEVSQQNLMVQNVVATDSVVVPFAQ; the protein is encoded by the coding sequence ATGAACAAGAAAACAACAATACTTTTACCTGTGCTGATTGCAATTGCCGTTGCAGCAGGTATTTTAATCGGAAACCTTTTAAGTCGGAATGCTGCTACTCCGGCATTTCACGGAATGGGGTTCGCGCAACCCAATAAAATCTCCACTATTCTCGACCTGGTTAACAGGGGATATGTAGACAGTGTAAATACCAGCGAAATTGTTGAAAGTACGATTCCGGAGATACTAAAAAATCTCGATCCACATACCAGTTACATTCCTGCCCGCGACATGAACGAAGTGCAGGAGGAAATGAGCGGTAACTTTTCAGGTATTGGTGTACAGTTCTCTATTCAGGAAGATACGGTTCGTGTAATTGAGGTAATTCCCGAAGGCCCTTCAAGCAGGGTGGGCGTTTTGCCCGGCGACCGCATTGTAAGTGTAAACGATTCGTTGATTGCGGGTGTAAAAGTGCAAAACAACACGGTTATGTCGCTTCTGCGCGGCGAAAAAAACTCGAAAGTTCGGGTGGGCATAGTACGCTCGGGTTACGATGACGAACTGGAGTTTGAAATTACGCGTGGCGATATTCCGCTCTACAGTGTTGATGTGTCGTATATGATTGATGATAACACCGGTTTTATAAAAGTCAGCCGTTTTTCAAATGCCACATACCGCGAGTTTGTGGAGGGAATGCTGAAGCTGAAAAATGCAGGTGCCGAGAAGGTGATTATCGATTTGCGCAGCAATCCCGGCGGAGCGTTGGTTGGTGTGTTACAAATGGTTGACGAATTTCTGGAAAAAGGAGAACCTATTTTGTATACCGAAGGCCTTCATCAGCAACGTAAAACATACAATGCTTCGGCAAAAGCTACTTTCTCCGACATTGGTGTTTATGTAATGATCGATGAATTCTCTGCATCGGCAAGCGAAATTTTTGCCGGCGCAATGCAGGATAACGACCGCGGTTTTGTGATTGGTCGTCGTTCGTTTGGAAAAGGACTGGTACAAGAGCAAATTCCATTGATGGACGGCTCGGCGTTGCGTCTTACTGTGGCACGTTTTTATACGCCAAGCGGACGCTGTATTCAAAGTTCGTACGATGATGGCAACGAAGAATATTACAACCATATTTACGAACGTTTTCATAATATGGAGCAGTTGGTTGCCGACAGTATTCATTTTGTTGATTCGTTGCGGTACGAAACCAAAGGCGGACGCATTGTATACGGCGGGGGCGGTATTATGCCCGACTTTTTTGTACCGGTTGATACCACAGGGAATTCGGAATATTTCAATCAGATTTACCGCAAAGGACTGATTTATTCGTTTGCTTATGCTTATGCCGATTCGCACCGCGAGGATCTTTCTAAATTCACCACAGCCAGCGAGTTCGAGAATTATATGGATCAACACCACGCCATGAACGAATTTATTTCTTATGCCGAAGAGAAGGGCGTTAAAAGAGATGCTGAAGGTTTAAAGATATCGGGAAAGGTGATTAACACGCAAATGAAAGCATACATTGCCCGGAATATTATTGGTGAAGAAGGTTTTTACCCGATCATCAAACAAATTGATAAAACCTTGTTGCGCGCCATCGAGGTATCGCAGCAAAACCTGATGGTGCAAAATGTGGTAGCTACCGATTCGGTGGTAGTGCCCTTTGCACAATAG